A genomic window from Streptomyces sp. WMMC940 includes:
- the secE gene encoding preprotein translocase subunit SecE: MTDAVGSIDMPDAEDEAPESRKKTRKGGKRGKKGPLGRLALFYRQVVAELRKVVWPTRSQLTTYTTVVIIFVVIMIGLVTVIDYGFQAAVKYVFG, translated from the coding sequence GTGACGGACGCCGTGGGCTCCATCGACATGCCTGATGCCGAGGACGAGGCGCCCGAGTCCCGCAAGAAGACCCGAAAGGGTGGCAAGCGCGGGAAGAAGGGCCCCCTCGGCCGCCTCGCGCTGTTCTACCGCCAGGTCGTCGCCGAGCTTCGCAAGGTCGTCTGGCCCACGCGCAGCCAGCTGACGACGTACACGACCGTGGTGATCATCTTCGTGGTCATCATGATCGGTCTTGTGACCGTGATCGACTATGGCTTCCAGGCAGCCGTCAAGTACGTCTTCGGCTGA
- a CDS encoding pyridoxal phosphate-dependent aminotransferase, whose amino-acid sequence MSAATPPTERRVSARIGAISESATLAVDAKAKALKAAGRPVIGFGAGEPDFPTPDYIVEAAIEACKNPKYHRYTPAGGLPELKKAIAEKTLRDSGYEVDPAQVLVTNGGKQAIYEAFAAILDPGDEVIVPAPYWTTYPESIRLAGGVPVEVVADETTGYRVSVEQLEAARTERTKVVLFVSPSNPTGAVYSEADTEAIARWALEHGLWVLTDEIYEHLVYGDAKFTSVPALVPELRDKCIVVNGVAKTYAMTGWRVGWIVGPKDVVKAATNLQSHATSNVSNVAQVAALAAVSGDLEAVAKMREAFDRRRQTVVRMLNEIDGVVCPEPEGAFYAYPSVKGLLGKEIRGQRPRTSVELAALILEEAEVAVVPGEAFGTPGYLRLSYALGDEDLVEGVSRMQKLLAEARG is encoded by the coding sequence ATGAGCGCTGCAACTCCTCCCACCGAGCGCCGGGTCTCCGCCCGTATCGGCGCGATCTCCGAGTCCGCGACCCTCGCCGTCGACGCCAAGGCCAAGGCCCTCAAGGCCGCCGGCCGTCCGGTGATCGGCTTCGGGGCGGGCGAGCCGGACTTCCCGACCCCGGACTACATCGTCGAGGCCGCGATCGAGGCCTGCAAGAACCCGAAGTACCACCGCTACACCCCGGCCGGCGGCCTGCCCGAGCTGAAGAAGGCGATCGCGGAGAAGACCCTCCGCGACTCGGGCTACGAGGTCGACCCCGCGCAGGTGCTGGTGACCAACGGCGGCAAGCAGGCGATCTACGAGGCCTTCGCGGCGATCCTGGACCCGGGCGACGAGGTCATCGTCCCGGCGCCGTACTGGACGACGTACCCGGAGTCGATCCGGCTGGCCGGCGGCGTCCCCGTGGAGGTCGTCGCCGACGAGACCACGGGCTACCGGGTGTCAGTGGAGCAGCTGGAGGCGGCCCGCACGGAGCGGACGAAGGTCGTCCTGTTCGTCTCCCCGTCCAACCCGACCGGCGCGGTCTACAGCGAGGCGGACACCGAGGCGATCGCCCGCTGGGCCCTGGAGCACGGTCTGTGGGTGCTTACGGACGAGATCTACGAGCACCTCGTCTACGGCGACGCGAAGTTCACATCGGTCCCCGCGCTGGTGCCCGAGCTGCGCGACAAGTGCATCGTGGTCAACGGCGTGGCCAAGACGTACGCGATGACGGGCTGGCGGGTGGGCTGGATCGTCGGCCCGAAGGACGTCGTCAAGGCCGCGACCAACCTGCAGTCGCACGCCACCTCCAACGTCTCGAACGTGGCGCAGGTCGCCGCCCTCGCCGCGGTCTCCGGGGACCTGGAAGCGGTCGCGAAGATGCGCGAGGCGTTCGACCGCCGCCGGCAGACCGTCGTGCGGATGCTCAACGAGATCGACGGCGTGGTCTGCCCGGAGCCCGAGGGCGCGTTCTACGCGTACCCGTCGGTGAAGGGCCTGCTGGGCAAGGAGATCCGCGGGCAGCGTCCGCGGACCTCCGTGGAGCTCGCGGCGCTGATCCTGGAGGAGGCCGAGGTCGCGGTCGTTCCCGGTGAGGCGTTCGGCACGCCGGGTTACCTGCGGCTGTCGTACGCGCTCGGCGACGAGGACCTCGTCGAGGGCGTGTCGCGCATGCAGAAGCTGCTGGCGGAGGCCCGGGGCTGA